The sequence CTGGCGATGGCCAGATAAATGCCCTTGAGGCGAAGCGACGGCAGGCCGAAGGCCATGCCCGCCAGTGCGGCCACCGCCCCGGACGCGGGCAGCACCAGGAGAAACGGCACGCCCTTGGCCGCCAGGATGCCCGCCGTATACGCGCCCACTCCGAAGAAGGCCCCGTGTCCGAGCGATATCTGGCCGCACAGGCCGGTGAGGAGATTCAGCGACACCGCCCCGATGACAGCGATGTTTATGAGGCACAGGATGGACACGTAGTAGCTGTTCATTACCAGCGGAGTCACTGTCAGGGCCAGGAGGAACACCGCCAGGCACGCCCGCTGGAAGCCGCTGGGAAACAAGGCCGACTCGGCCCGGTAGGAACAGAAAAACAAACCGCACTTCTGTTGCATTCTAGACCCTCTCGATCTCGTGGGTTCCGAACAGCCCGTGGGGTTTTATCATCAGCACCACCACCAGCACGGCAAAGGCCGCCACGTCCTTGAATCCGTCCAGGCTCAATAGATCCTTGGCCAGGCCGTCGCACACGTTTTCCAGCACACCGATGATGAGTCCGCCCAGGGCGGCGCCGAGCATGCTGTCCAGGCCGCCCAGAATGACCGCCGGGAACACCTTGAGACCCAGGTAGCCCAGCTGGGAGTTGATGCCGTTGATGTTGCCGAGGATCACCCCGCCGATGGCAGACACAACCGCGGCGATGCACCAGGACATGGCGAAGATCCGCTTGATGGATATCCCCATGGAGGCCGCCGCCGCCTGATCAAAGGCAGTTGCCCGCATGGCGATGCCCGTGCGCGAGTACTTGAAGAAGGCCGAAAAAGCGCCAAAGAGGGCCAGCGAGAGGGCGAACGCCACGATGTACACCGGAGCAACCGGAAGGCCGCCTATGGTGACCGGGTCAGCGGGCAGCACCTGGGGAAACACCTTGATCTGGGTTCCCCAGACCAGTTGGACCAGGGATTTGAGAACCGACGACAACCCGATGGTGACCATGACCACGCTTATTATTGGCTGGCCTATGAGGGGCCGAAGGGCCAGGCGTTCCACCGCAAGGCCCAGAAGAAGCGAGAAGCCAAGCGTCAAGAGGAAGGCAGCCGGAAAGGGCAGGCCATATTCCACGGTGAGCGAGAAGCAGACATACGCCCCGAACATGAGCAGTTCACCCTGGGCGAAATTGACCACCTTGGTGGCCTTGTAGATGATCACGAAACCCAGGGCCACCAGGGAATAGATGGAGCCGACAACCAGGCCGGAAATGAAAACTTGCAGATAGTATTCCACGGTTAGAACTCCCCCTCCATGGTCTCAAGCAGGATGGTTCCGCCCATGCGCCTCGTGCGGCCGTCCTGGTATTGGATGGCCACAGTGAGGTCCACGGTCTCCTGGCTGTTGAACAGGGCCTCCACCAAGGGTTGGTAGCGCTCTTCCACAATCTGGCGGCGCACCTTGCGGGTGCGGGTCATCTCCCCGTCGTCAGGGTCGAACTCCTTGAACAGCAACGCGAAACGGCGGACCCGGATATCCGCCG is a genomic window of Desulfovibrio sp. containing:
- a CDS encoding branched-chain amino acid ABC transporter permease — encoded protein: MEYYLQVFISGLVVGSIYSLVALGFVIIYKATKVVNFAQGELLMFGAYVCFSLTVEYGLPFPAAFLLTLGFSLLLGLAVERLALRPLIGQPIISVVMVTIGLSSVLKSLVQLVWGTQIKVFPQVLPADPVTIGGLPVAPVYIVAFALSLALFGAFSAFFKYSRTGIAMRATAFDQAAAASMGISIKRIFAMSWCIAAVVSAIGGVILGNINGINSQLGYLGLKVFPAVILGGLDSMLGAALGGLIIGVLENVCDGLAKDLLSLDGFKDVAAFAVLVVVLMIKPHGLFGTHEIERV